One Paracidovorax avenae ATCC 19860 genomic region harbors:
- a CDS encoding carbon-nitrogen hydrolase family protein, translating into MNAAALQMVSGLQVQDNLRQARRLLEDAATRGVELAALPEYFCAMGARDTDKLALRETFGEGVIQDFLAQAARELRMWIVGGTLPLRCGSEHHVRNTTLVFSPAGECVARYDKIHLFRFDNGRERFDEAAVIEAGGTPARFTMTARDGSAWRVGLSVCYDLRFPELYRDHARAGVDVLLVPSAFTHTTGQAHWEVLLRARAVENLAYVVAPAQGGTHENGRRTWGHSMVVDPWGQVLAQQPEGPAVVAAPLDEGRLRQVRAQLPALDHRVL; encoded by the coding sequence ATGAACGCCGCCGCACTGCAGATGGTTTCCGGCCTCCAGGTCCAGGACAACCTCCGGCAGGCCCGCCGCCTGCTGGAGGATGCCGCTACCCGCGGCGTCGAACTGGCGGCCCTGCCCGAATATTTCTGCGCCATGGGCGCCCGCGATACCGACAAGCTGGCATTGCGCGAAACCTTCGGCGAAGGGGTGATCCAGGATTTCCTCGCGCAGGCGGCGCGCGAGCTGCGGATGTGGATCGTCGGCGGCACGCTGCCCCTGCGCTGCGGCAGCGAGCACCACGTGCGCAACACCACCCTGGTGTTCTCGCCCGCGGGCGAGTGCGTGGCGCGCTACGACAAGATCCACCTGTTCCGGTTCGACAACGGGCGCGAGCGCTTCGACGAGGCCGCCGTCATCGAGGCCGGCGGCACGCCTGCGCGCTTCACCATGACCGCCCGCGACGGCTCTGCGTGGCGCGTGGGGCTGTCGGTGTGCTACGACCTGCGCTTTCCCGAGCTCTACCGCGACCACGCACGTGCCGGCGTGGACGTGCTGCTGGTGCCCAGCGCCTTCACCCACACGACGGGCCAGGCCCACTGGGAGGTGCTGCTGCGCGCCCGCGCGGTGGAGAACCTTGCCTACGTGGTCGCGCCGGCGCAGGGCGGCACGCACGAGAACGGCCGGCGTACCTGGGGCCACAGCATGGTGGTGGACCCGTGGGGGCAGGTGCTGGCGCAGCAGCCCGAAGGCCCTGCCGTGGTGGCGGCACCCCTCGACGAGGGCCGACTGAGGCAGGTACGCGCCCAGCTGCCTGCGCTGGACCACCGCGTCCTGTGA